Proteins encoded within one genomic window of Haematospirillum jordaniae:
- a CDS encoding class I SAM-dependent methyltransferase — translation MTGAAFPSLPPFVRAIATRYGRVVRVQGDTPLGVGWSTEEVQHRRFDVLLSLLDHAAPDTPVSVSDLGCGWGALWDRIKDHKTPPVVRYIGYDISTEMITLARQRTGHDTRARFVLARGNTESVDYGFVSGTFNFHDNTPPQVWEEYVRNSLDRFAGTCRKGLAFNLLHHRARTKRPMFYADPAPWLDRAHAWIQDRGGQGSVRLEEDYLPDDFTILVHFDTKTDPEDIQV, via the coding sequence ATGACCGGGGCTGCATTCCCAAGCCTGCCCCCCTTTGTACGGGCCATTGCCACCCGGTACGGGCGGGTTGTACGGGTTCAGGGGGATACGCCTCTTGGGGTAGGCTGGTCTACCGAAGAGGTTCAGCACCGGCGGTTTGATGTTCTCCTCTCCCTTCTGGATCACGCAGCCCCGGATACCCCCGTCTCTGTCAGCGATCTGGGGTGCGGGTGGGGTGCCCTGTGGGATAGGATCAAGGATCACAAGACACCACCCGTTGTCCGCTATATCGGCTACGATATCTCAACAGAAATGATAACCCTCGCCCGGCAACGCACGGGCCACGATACACGGGCGCGTTTCGTTCTTGCGAGGGGAAACACAGAAAGCGTTGACTATGGATTTGTGTCTGGAACCTTCAATTTCCATGACAACACACCTCCCCAAGTCTGGGAAGAGTATGTAAGGAACAGCTTGGACCGCTTTGCCGGAACATGCAGAAAAGGTCTTGCTTTCAATCTTCTGCATCACAGGGCAAGAACAAAACGCCCTATGTTCTATGCGGACCCAGCCCCGTGGTTGGACAGAGCACATGCATGGATCCAGGACAGAGGGGGGCAAGGATCAGTGCGTCTGGAAGAGGACTACCTGCCCGATGACTTCACGATCCTGGTTCATTTTGATACCAAAACAGATCCGGAAGATATTCAGGTATAA